In a single window of the Elaeis guineensis isolate ETL-2024a chromosome 4, EG11, whole genome shotgun sequence genome:
- the LOC140857351 gene encoding uncharacterized protein, with protein sequence MRQGMTEEEVARNCPPDVPPHQWMELVHYWFSERAQTYSAIGRAARAAQSVPHTSGSKSYARLRQEFEDEHGREPGQVEFYRMTHTHQDGTFVRDESRDLYERATSLIAERDDESAASTQQSRIEAEVFTELMGPERYGRVRGYGVGVTPTQLSEVSRYTQHAAADAQDSRVRRLEAEIQEIRQSRAAEMEEMRQSRAEMQAMRGQIDRLTSLLEMYGSSQAPGISGTRRDSGTSRGDNDDHPPAN encoded by the exons atgagacagggtatgacagaggaggaggttgctaggaattgtcctcctgatgtaccacctcatcagtggatggagttggttcattattggttctccgagagggcacag acttattctgctattggtagagctgcacgagcagctcagtctgttcctcatacatcggggtcgaagagttatgcacgactccgacaggagttt gaggatgagcatgggagggaacccggacaagtggagttttaccggatgactcatactcatcaggatggtacttttgttcgagatgagtcgagagatttatat gagagggctacatctctcattgcggagcgtgacgacgagtccgcagcatctacgcagcagagccgtatcgaggccgaggtattcacagagttgatgggaccagagcgctacggccgagtgaggggttatggagtaggagtcacccccactcagttatctgaggttagtagatatacgcagcatgctgcagcagatgctcaggattcacgcgttcgcagactcgaggcggagatacaggagattagacagagtcgtgccgctgagatggaggagatgcgacagagccgtgccgagatgcaggccatgaggggacagattgatcgccttacatctttattagagatgtatggttcatctcag gctcctggcatatcaggcacccgtcgagatagcggcacgtcacgtggagacaacgacgaccatccgcctgcaaattga